The following coding sequences lie in one Micromonospora sp. R77 genomic window:
- a CDS encoding DUF4244 domain-containing protein — protein sequence MRKLLRRLRGDAGMNTAEYAVGTLAAVAFAGILLKVLTSGNVQSALTAVIDRALK from the coding sequence ATGCGCAAACTCCTCCGTCGCCTGCGCGGAGACGCCGGCATGAACACCGCCGAGTACGCCGTCGGCACGCTCGCCGCGGTCGCCTTCGCCGGCATCCTGCTCAAGGTGCTCACCTCCGGCAACGTGCAGAGCGCGCTCACCGCCGTCATCGACCGGGCGTTGAAGTGA
- a CDS encoding TadE family type IV pilus minor pilin — MAAGLPALLLLLFAGLTAIDAVSTKADCLDAAREAALAASRGGVGSAAGTRVAPDGAVVTVEVNGDRVTATVRAPVRALTARLPRVTVTASAVAAVEPGGPDPPR; from the coding sequence CTGGCGGCCGGCCTGCCGGCGCTGCTCCTGCTCCTGTTCGCCGGCCTGACCGCCATCGACGCGGTCAGCACGAAGGCCGACTGTCTCGACGCGGCCCGGGAGGCGGCACTCGCCGCCTCCCGGGGCGGGGTGGGTTCCGCCGCCGGTACCCGGGTCGCCCCCGACGGTGCCGTCGTCACCGTCGAGGTGAACGGCGACCGGGTGACCGCCACCGTCCGTGCCCCGGTCCGTGCTCTCACTGCCCGGCTGCCCCGGGTCACCGTGACGGCCAGCGCGGTGGCGGCCGTGGAGCCCGGCGGCCCGGATCCACCCCGATGA
- a CDS encoding Rv3654c family TadE-like protein: MPGTDHGRERGGATVCLLAVGLVLLLSGLFGAAVAAARLGRQRAGVAADFGALAAASRVTAGEQPACATAAELVRANGARLVGCRLDGLDVLVTAEVTIRPVPGLVRTASVTSRAGPVRA, translated from the coding sequence ATGCCGGGAACCGACCACGGGCGGGAGCGCGGCGGGGCGACGGTGTGCCTGCTCGCCGTCGGTCTGGTGCTGCTGCTGTCCGGGCTCTTCGGTGCGGCGGTCGCCGCCGCTCGGCTGGGGCGACAGCGGGCCGGGGTGGCGGCGGACTTCGGGGCGCTCGCGGCGGCGAGCCGGGTGACGGCCGGCGAGCAACCGGCCTGCGCGACCGCCGCGGAGCTGGTGCGGGCCAACGGTGCCCGGCTCGTCGGCTGCCGACTCGACGGGCTGGACGTCCTGGTCACGGCCGAGGTGACCATCCGGCCGGTGCCGGGCCTGGTCCGGACCGCCTCGGTCACCTCACGGGCCGGACCGGTCCGTGCGTGA
- a CDS encoding DEAD/DEAH box helicase, giving the protein MAPPRDPSATVSAGTGPGRPPAELLDRLRTHRPVDPVTHVERVPARAGEPAAWPAWTPPELRAAFDRRGVVAPWRHQAEAAELAYAGKHVVVATGTASGKSLAYQLPALATLLADPRATVLYLAPTKALAADQLRAVAGLELDGVRPATYDGDTPRAEREWIRRHSRFVLTNPDMLHHGILPGHAHWSGFLRRLAYVVIDECHTYRGVFGSHVAHVLRRLRRQCARFGRTPIFVLASATSGDPATAAGRLTGLPVAAVTEDTSPRGGVTFALWEPPLLPSSDAPSPDADLLQVRRSALRETADLLADTVAAGVRTLAFVRSRRGAEVVAANARRSLDEAVPGLGDRVAAYRAGYLREERRELERALLTGDLLGLASTNALELGVDLVGLDAVLICGWPGTRASLWQQAGRAGRSGDEALAVLVARDDPLDTYLVHHPEALFGRPVEATVLDPANPYVLAPQLACAAAEAPLTPADLELFGDGAKEAVDSLVEAGALRQRPTGWYWRHRERPEVDLRGEGGAPVCVVEASTGRLLGTVDGGSSHFLVHPGAVYLHQGVSYVVDSLDLADGCALVHAEEPDWSTHARDVTSLSVVSVRSYVDAGPVGLFLGEVDVTSQVVSYQRRRIASGEVIDTRPLDLPARELRTVAVWFTVSPESLALAGVEAADIPGALHAAEHAAIGLLPLIATCDRWDIGGLSTAVHPDTEAPTVFVYDGHPGGAGFAERAYRTAAAWLRATRDAIAECGCESGCPSCVQSPKCGNGNNPLGKSDAVQVLDVVLANLPPVDGAPAEPAAPDGAPARAVGAGGPGGGTPAVPHQNGPTR; this is encoded by the coding sequence CTGGCCCCGCCCCGCGACCCGTCGGCCACCGTATCCGCCGGCACCGGCCCCGGGCGACCGCCGGCCGAGTTGCTGGACCGGCTGCGCACCCACCGGCCCGTCGACCCGGTCACCCACGTGGAACGGGTGCCGGCCCGCGCCGGCGAGCCCGCCGCCTGGCCGGCATGGACTCCGCCGGAGCTGCGGGCGGCGTTCGACCGGCGCGGCGTCGTCGCCCCGTGGCGGCACCAGGCCGAGGCCGCCGAGCTGGCGTACGCCGGGAAGCACGTGGTGGTCGCCACCGGGACGGCGTCCGGCAAGTCCCTGGCGTACCAGCTGCCGGCGCTGGCCACCCTGCTGGCCGACCCGCGCGCCACCGTGCTCTACCTGGCGCCGACCAAGGCACTCGCCGCCGACCAGTTGCGCGCCGTCGCCGGCCTGGAACTCGACGGGGTACGCCCCGCCACCTACGACGGGGACACCCCGCGCGCCGAGCGGGAGTGGATCCGCCGGCACTCCCGGTTTGTGCTGACCAACCCCGACATGCTGCACCACGGCATCCTCCCCGGGCACGCCCACTGGTCCGGCTTCCTGCGCCGGCTGGCGTACGTGGTGATCGACGAGTGCCACACCTACCGTGGAGTGTTCGGCTCGCACGTGGCGCACGTACTGCGGCGGCTGCGTCGACAGTGCGCCCGCTTCGGTCGTACGCCCATCTTCGTGCTGGCCTCGGCGACGTCGGGTGACCCGGCGACGGCGGCCGGGCGGCTCACCGGCCTGCCGGTCGCCGCCGTCACCGAGGACACCTCGCCGCGCGGCGGGGTGACCTTCGCGCTCTGGGAGCCGCCGCTGCTCCCCTCCTCCGACGCCCCCTCCCCCGACGCCGATCTGCTCCAGGTCCGCCGGTCGGCGCTGCGGGAGACCGCGGACCTGCTCGCCGACACCGTCGCCGCAGGGGTACGCACCCTGGCGTTCGTCCGCTCCCGGCGGGGTGCCGAGGTGGTGGCCGCGAACGCCCGGCGCTCGCTCGACGAGGCGGTGCCCGGGCTCGGCGACCGGGTCGCCGCCTACCGGGCCGGCTACCTGCGCGAGGAGCGGCGCGAGCTGGAACGCGCCCTGCTCACCGGCGACCTGCTCGGCCTCGCCTCCACCAACGCCCTCGAACTCGGCGTCGACCTGGTCGGGCTGGACGCGGTGCTGATCTGCGGCTGGCCCGGCACCCGGGCGTCGCTCTGGCAGCAGGCCGGCCGGGCCGGGCGCTCCGGCGACGAGGCGCTCGCGGTGCTGGTGGCCCGGGACGACCCGCTCGACACCTACCTGGTGCACCACCCGGAGGCGCTCTTCGGCCGGCCCGTCGAGGCCACCGTGCTCGACCCGGCCAACCCGTACGTGCTGGCCCCGCAGCTCGCCTGCGCCGCCGCCGAGGCCCCGCTCACCCCCGCCGACCTGGAACTCTTCGGCGACGGCGCGAAGGAGGCGGTCGACTCGCTGGTCGAGGCGGGCGCGCTGCGGCAGCGCCCCACCGGCTGGTACTGGCGGCACCGGGAACGCCCCGAGGTCGACCTGCGCGGCGAGGGCGGGGCACCCGTCTGCGTGGTCGAGGCGTCCACCGGCCGGCTGCTCGGCACCGTCGACGGCGGCTCGTCGCACTTCCTCGTCCACCCGGGCGCGGTCTATCTGCACCAGGGCGTCTCGTACGTGGTCGACTCGCTGGACCTGGCCGACGGGTGCGCGCTGGTGCACGCCGAGGAGCCGGACTGGTCCACCCACGCCCGGGACGTCACCTCGCTCTCGGTGGTGTCGGTCCGGTCGTACGTCGACGCCGGGCCGGTCGGGCTCTTCCTCGGCGAGGTGGACGTGACCAGCCAGGTCGTGTCGTACCAGCGGCGCCGGATCGCCTCCGGCGAGGTGATCGACACCCGCCCGCTCGACCTGCCGGCCCGGGAGCTGCGCACCGTCGCGGTCTGGTTCACCGTCTCGCCGGAGTCGCTGGCGCTCGCCGGGGTGGAGGCGGCCGACATCCCGGGGGCGCTGCACGCCGCCGAGCACGCCGCGATCGGCCTGCTGCCGCTGATCGCCACCTGTGACCGCTGGGACATCGGTGGCCTGTCGACGGCCGTGCACCCGGACACCGAGGCGCCGACCGTCTTCGTCTACGACGGGCACCCGGGCGGCGCCGGCTTCGCCGAGCGGGCGTACCGGACGGCGGCGGCCTGGCTGCGGGCCACCCGGGACGCGATCGCCGAGTGCGGCTGCGAGTCGGGCTGCCCGTCCTGCGTGCAGTCCCCGAAGTGCGGCAACGGCAACAACCCGCTGGGCAAGTCGGACGCCGTGCAGGTCCTCGACGTGGTCCTGGCCAACCTCCCCCCGGTGGACGGCGCTCCGGCGGAGCCCGCCGCCCCCGATGGCGCTCCGGCCCGTGCGGTCGGAGCTGGTGGGCCCGGTGGGGGCACGCCTGCGGTGCCGCACCAGAACGGACCGACCCGTTGA
- a CDS encoding STAS domain-containing protein — protein sequence MELSLATRTVGEHTVLEVGGEVDVYTAPRLRERLLELIDGGARRVVVDLGRVDFLDSTGLGVLVGALKRLRAAGGSFALVCDKEPLLKIFRITALDQVFPLHPTVDAAISADPTGTGA from the coding sequence ATGGAGCTGTCGCTGGCGACCCGCACCGTGGGGGAGCACACGGTGCTCGAGGTCGGCGGTGAGGTGGACGTCTACACCGCACCGCGGCTGCGGGAACGGCTCCTGGAGTTGATCGACGGTGGGGCACGTCGGGTCGTGGTGGATCTGGGTCGGGTGGACTTCCTCGACTCGACCGGCCTCGGCGTGCTGGTGGGTGCCCTGAAGCGGCTCCGCGCGGCGGGCGGTTCCTTCGCCCTGGTCTGCGACAAGGAGCCGCTGCTCAAGATCTTCCGGATCACCGCCCTGGACCAGGTCTTCCCGCTGCACCCGACGGTCGACGCGGCGATCAGCGCCGACCCGACCGGCACCGGCGCGTGA
- a CDS encoding ATP-binding protein, translated as MATVKLSFSPAPVHVRTARLVGVAVARRAGVREDLLDEVRLAIGEACTRAVALHRQYGVADPVLVEMSDSGAYSVRVVDRAPIEAGIGLAALAPDELAKESLSEDALTTGVGFALLAGFVEDLQVRPVDEGIGTEVRMVWPVGR; from the coding sequence ATGGCGACCGTCAAGCTCTCCTTCTCGCCCGCCCCGGTGCACGTGCGTACGGCCCGCCTGGTCGGCGTCGCGGTGGCCCGCCGGGCCGGGGTGCGCGAGGATCTGCTCGACGAGGTGCGCCTGGCCATCGGTGAGGCGTGCACCCGGGCGGTGGCCCTGCACCGGCAGTACGGCGTGGCCGACCCGGTGCTGGTGGAGATGTCGGACTCGGGGGCGTACTCGGTGCGGGTGGTGGACCGGGCCCCGATCGAGGCGGGCATCGGCCTGGCCGCGCTGGCCCCGGACGAGTTGGCGAAGGAGTCGCTCAGCGAGGACGCGTTGACCACCGGCGTCGGCTTCGCCCTGCTCGCCGGTTTCGTCGAGGACCTCCAGGTCCGCCCGGTGGACGAGGGCATCGGCACCGAGGTCCGGATGGTGTGGCCGGTCGGCCGCTGA
- a CDS encoding sodium-translocating pyrophosphatase, which translates to MSGTLAADGGALSLTGANLTYVVIAAVIALVALVFAAALTKAVLAAGKGTTNMQEISGAVQEGASAYLLRQFRTLAIFVVIAVVLLFLLPVHDTDGNQTLVKIGRSAFFVVGALFSAFIGGAGMWLATRANLRVAAAAREREGGREGAMKIAFRTGGVVGFLTVGLGLFGAALVVMLFKGDAPTVLEGFGFGAALLAMFMRVGGGIFTKAADVGADLVGKVEQGIPEDDPRNAATIADNVGDNVGDCAGMAADLFESYAVTLVAALILGRAAFGEDGLVFPLVISTIGVLVAIVGVFITRLRASDRNGLTAINRAFYISAVLSAVLVSIAAYAYLPATFAELEGGLTDVDRNPRLVAIGAVIIGIVLAAAIQALTGYFTETNKRPVQDIGKSSQTGAATVILAGISVGLESAVYSALLIGAGVFGAFLLGGSSITLSLFAVALAGTGLLTTVGVIVAMDTFGPISDNAQGVAEMSGDIDEHGARILTELDAVGNTTKAITKGIAIATAVLAATALFGSYTDTLRSSYEDAGVGDVGQEILNALNVANPRNLVGLIIGAAVVFLFSGLAINAVSRSAGAVVMEVRRQFRELPGIMDRTQRPEYGKVVDICTRDAQRELMTPGLLAILAPIAVGFGLGPGALASYLAGAIGAGTLMAVFLANSGGAWDNAKKLVEDGAYGGKGSEAHSATVIGDTVGDPFKDTAGPAINPLIKVMNLVSLLIAPAVVAWSVGDDRNTGLRIAIAVVAALIIVAAVVFSKRKGIAMDDSGSDTGAGNPDQRPETVNA; encoded by the coding sequence ATGTCCGGGACCTTGGCCGCCGACGGCGGCGCACTGTCCCTTACCGGAGCCAACCTGACGTACGTCGTCATCGCCGCGGTCATCGCGTTGGTGGCGCTCGTCTTCGCCGCCGCCTTGACCAAGGCCGTGCTGGCAGCCGGTAAGGGAACCACCAACATGCAGGAGATCTCCGGGGCGGTGCAGGAGGGCGCGTCGGCGTACCTGCTGCGTCAGTTCCGGACCCTGGCGATCTTCGTGGTGATCGCCGTCGTGCTGCTCTTCCTGCTGCCGGTGCACGACACCGACGGCAACCAGACCCTGGTGAAGATCGGCCGGTCGGCCTTCTTCGTGGTGGGCGCCCTGTTCAGTGCGTTCATCGGCGGCGCCGGCATGTGGCTGGCCACCCGCGCCAACCTGCGGGTCGCGGCCGCCGCCCGGGAACGCGAAGGCGGGCGCGAGGGCGCCATGAAGATCGCCTTCCGGACCGGTGGCGTGGTCGGCTTCCTCACCGTCGGCCTCGGCCTCTTCGGTGCGGCGCTGGTCGTCATGCTCTTCAAGGGCGACGCCCCGACCGTGCTGGAGGGCTTCGGCTTCGGTGCCGCGCTGCTCGCCATGTTCATGCGGGTCGGCGGCGGCATCTTCACCAAGGCCGCCGACGTCGGCGCCGACCTGGTCGGCAAGGTCGAGCAGGGCATCCCCGAGGACGACCCGCGCAACGCCGCCACCATCGCGGACAACGTGGGCGACAACGTCGGCGACTGCGCCGGCATGGCCGCCGACCTCTTCGAGTCGTACGCGGTCACCCTGGTCGCCGCGCTGATCCTGGGCCGCGCCGCGTTCGGCGAGGACGGGCTGGTCTTCCCGCTGGTCATCTCCACCATCGGCGTGCTGGTCGCGATCGTCGGCGTCTTCATCACCCGGCTGCGCGCGTCCGACCGCAACGGGCTGACCGCGATCAACCGGGCCTTCTACATCTCGGCCGTGCTCTCCGCGGTGCTGGTGTCGATCGCCGCCTACGCGTACCTGCCGGCGACCTTCGCCGAGCTGGAGGGCGGGCTGACCGACGTCGACCGCAACCCGCGGCTGGTGGCCATCGGCGCGGTGATCATCGGTATCGTGCTGGCCGCCGCGATCCAGGCGCTGACCGGCTACTTCACCGAGACCAACAAGCGCCCGGTGCAGGACATCGGCAAGAGCTCGCAGACCGGTGCCGCCACCGTCATCCTCGCCGGCATCAGCGTCGGCCTGGAGTCGGCGGTCTACTCGGCGCTGCTGATCGGCGCCGGCGTCTTCGGCGCGTTCCTGCTCGGCGGCAGCTCCATCACGCTGTCGCTCTTCGCGGTCGCGCTGGCCGGCACGGGCCTGCTCACCACCGTCGGCGTGATCGTCGCGATGGACACCTTCGGCCCGATCTCCGACAACGCGCAGGGCGTCGCGGAGATGTCCGGCGACATCGACGAGCACGGCGCGCGGATCCTCACCGAGCTGGACGCGGTCGGCAACACCACCAAGGCGATCACCAAGGGCATCGCGATCGCCACCGCGGTGCTGGCCGCCACCGCGCTGTTCGGCTCGTACACCGACACGCTGCGCTCCTCGTACGAGGACGCGGGCGTGGGCGACGTCGGGCAGGAGATCCTCAACGCGCTGAACGTGGCCAACCCGCGCAACCTGGTCGGCCTGATCATCGGTGCGGCGGTGGTCTTCCTCTTCTCCGGGCTGGCCATCAACGCGGTCTCCCGCTCGGCCGGTGCCGTGGTGATGGAGGTCCGCCGGCAGTTCCGTGAGCTGCCCGGGATCATGGACCGCACCCAGCGCCCCGAGTACGGCAAGGTCGTCGACATCTGCACCCGGGACGCGCAGCGCGAGCTGATGACCCCCGGTCTGCTCGCCATCCTCGCGCCGATCGCGGTCGGCTTCGGGCTCGGCCCGGGCGCGCTGGCGTCGTACCTGGCCGGTGCGATCGGGGCGGGCACGCTGATGGCGGTCTTCCTGGCCAACTCCGGTGGTGCCTGGGACAACGCCAAGAAGCTGGTGGAGGACGGCGCGTACGGCGGCAAGGGCTCCGAGGCGCACTCCGCCACCGTCATCGGTGACACCGTCGGTGACCCGTTCAAGGACACCGCCGGCCCGGCGATCAACCCGCTGATCAAGGTGATGAACCTGGTCTCGCTGCTGATCGCGCCGGCCGTGGTGGCCTGGAGCGTGGGCGACGACCGGAACACCGGCCTGCGGATCGCGATCGCGGTCGTCGCGGCGCTGATCATCGTGGCGGCGGTGGTGTTCAGCAAGCGCAAGGGCATCGCCATGGACGACTCCGGCAGCGACACCGGCGCGGGTAACCCGGACCAGCGGCCGGAGACGGTCAACGCCTGA